In Blautia sp. SC05B48, a single genomic region encodes these proteins:
- the ltrA gene encoding group II intron reverse transcriptase/maturase — protein MLKKNKLRYNEYYDMQHIYDELYAQSKNGNNFYKLLEIIGSEQNICLAYRNLKSNSGSKTAGTDGMTIDDIKQLSNAEIVATVRESLSNYRPKSVRRVFIPKAGSDKMRPLGIPCIWDRLVQQCILQVLEPICEPKFHNHSYGFRANRSAHHAVSRVTTLINLSKYHYCVDVDIKGFFDNVNHGKLLKQIWTLGIRDKRLICIISKMLKAEIDGEGVPEKGTPQGGLLSPLLSLIVLNELDWWVSSQWETFQPKNRSKNGWLQYAKKYTKLKSGFIVRYADDFKIMCSTYGEAQRFYHSTVDFLNKRLKLEISPEKSKVVNLKKNSSDFLGFKIKVIPKGRTKHGYVAKTDMNQKALKKAKTNLKLKVKDIARHTTGFNISRYNLTVIGMQNYYCIATNVYNNLTEVSYALLPTIRIRLRNIAKSVPFESTSSEFQSRTKGIRPKTKIVMIADNPLLPIQGVQHKNPMNFSQDICNFTKQGRNKVHEDVVVVTKEEIRALLENENPADSVEFNDNRISAYIAQQGNCYVMNRRGTPSTLICIHKSDKGDNLDRYSNLAFVEIPIAKAILTESADEAKSLLKGYVLNSQQKKKLNRIRTNYGYQTITGK, from the coding sequence ATGCTAAAGAAAAACAAGCTCCGCTATAACGAGTATTATGATATGCAACATATTTATGACGAGTTATACGCACAGAGCAAGAACGGTAATAACTTTTATAAGTTACTTGAAATTATTGGTTCGGAACAAAATATTTGTTTAGCTTACCGTAATCTGAAATCAAACAGTGGCAGTAAAACGGCTGGAACGGATGGAATGACGATAGACGATATAAAACAACTCAGCAATGCTGAGATTGTTGCTACCGTTCGGGAAAGCCTTAGCAACTACCGCCCCAAATCAGTCAGACGTGTTTTCATTCCAAAAGCTGGGAGCGATAAAATGCGTCCATTGGGGATTCCGTGTATCTGGGACAGGCTGGTACAACAATGTATCCTGCAAGTCCTAGAGCCGATATGCGAACCAAAGTTCCATAATCATTCCTATGGATTCCGTGCGAATCGAAGTGCCCACCATGCAGTCAGCAGAGTAACGACACTGATAAATTTATCAAAATATCATTACTGTGTTGACGTAGACATTAAAGGATTTTTCGATAATGTCAATCATGGAAAACTATTAAAACAAATCTGGACACTTGGTATTCGGGATAAAAGATTGATTTGCATTATCAGCAAAATGCTGAAAGCCGAAATTGACGGCGAGGGTGTCCCAGAAAAAGGAACGCCACAAGGCGGTCTGTTAAGTCCACTGCTCTCCCTCATAGTCCTTAATGAATTAGACTGGTGGGTAAGCAGTCAGTGGGAAACATTCCAGCCGAAGAACCGCAGTAAAAATGGGTGGCTTCAATACGCAAAGAAATATACCAAACTGAAAAGCGGTTTTATTGTACGTTACGCTGATGATTTTAAAATCATGTGTTCAACCTATGGAGAAGCACAAAGATTTTACCACAGTACCGTAGATTTTCTTAATAAAAGGCTGAAATTAGAAATCAGTCCAGAGAAATCAAAGGTAGTAAATCTGAAGAAAAATTCATCAGATTTTCTGGGGTTCAAAATCAAAGTCATTCCAAAAGGAAGAACGAAACACGGTTATGTTGCCAAAACAGATATGAACCAAAAAGCATTAAAGAAAGCGAAAACAAATCTAAAGTTAAAGGTAAAAGATATAGCCAGACATACGACTGGCTTCAATATCAGCAGATATAATCTGACAGTTATCGGTATGCAGAATTACTACTGCATAGCAACTAACGTATATAACAACCTGACAGAAGTAAGTTACGCTCTCTTACCGACCATACGAATCCGTTTAAGGAACATTGCAAAATCAGTTCCATTTGAAAGTACAAGTTCAGAATTTCAGAGCAGGACAAAAGGAATCAGACCAAAAACAAAAATAGTGATGATTGCGGATAATCCGCTATTGCCGATTCAAGGAGTACAACACAAAAATCCTATGAATTTCTCGCAAGATATTTGTAATTTTACAAAGCAAGGGAGAAACAAGGTGCATGAGGACGTTGTAGTTGTAACAAAAGAAGAAATCCGAGCGTTGTTGGAAAATGAAAACCCTGCCGATAGCGTAGAGTTTAACGACAATCGTATTTCGGCATATATCGCACAACAAGGCAACTGCTATGTAATGAATCGTCGAGGAACTCCGTCCACTCTGATATGTATTCACAAATCAGACAAAGGAGATAACCTTGATAGATATTCTAATCTGGCATTTGTGGAAATTCCCATTGCAAAGGCAATCCTAACAGAATCAGCAGACGAAGCAAAATCACTGTTAAAAGGTTATGTTCTTAATAGTCAGCAGAAGAAAAAACTGAACAGAATACGGACGAATTACGGATACCAGACAATAACTGGGAAATAA
- a CDS encoding conjugal transfer protein: protein MKKIKSYTGIWNVEKVLYAINDFNLPFPVTFTQITWFVITEFIIILFGDIPPLSMIEGAFLKYFGIPVALTWFMSQKTFDGKKPYSFLKSQITYALRPKITYAGKAVKLHKQTLNETITAVRSVNYVPDKIY from the coding sequence TTGAAAAAGATTAAATCTTATACAGGTATCTGGAACGTGGAAAAAGTCTTGTATGCAATCAATGACTTTAACTTACCCTTTCCCGTTACTTTTACACAGATTACATGGTTTGTGATTACGGAATTTATCATCATTCTGTTTGGGGATATTCCTCCACTTTCCATGATTGAGGGAGCATTTCTCAAATACTTCGGTATTCCTGTTGCTCTCACTTGGTTTATGTCGCAGAAAACCTTTGACGGAAAGAAGCCGTACAGCTTTTTGAAATCACAGATAACCTATGCCCTGCGACCTAAAATCACTTATGCAGGAAAAGCCGTAAAACTGCATAAGCAGACCTTGAATGAAACAATCACGGCAGTAAGGAGTGTGAACTATGTTCCCGATAAAATATATTGA
- a CDS encoding antirestriction protein ArdA — protein sequence MIDDMAVYIANLGKYNEGYLVGAWFTFPIDEEDVKEKIGLNEQYEEYAIHDTDNFPIAIGEYVSIEELNEMYEMIEELPDYIVECLDEFISHYGTLEEVVEHKDDIYYYPDCETMTDVAYYYIDELQALGDIPPSLQNYIDYEAYGRDLDMGGCFIETSRGMCEIPY from the coding sequence ATGATTGATGATATGGCGGTTTATATTGCTAATCTTGGTAAATACAATGAGGGTTATTTAGTCGGTGCTTGGTTCACGTTCCCCATTGACGAAGAAGATGTGAAAGAAAAAATCGGCTTGAATGAACAGTATGAGGAATACGCAATCCATGATACCGACAACTTCCCGATTGCGATTGGCGAGTATGTTTCCATTGAAGAACTCAATGAGATGTATGAAATGATAGAGGAACTTCCCGACTATATCGTAGAGTGTCTGGACGAATTTATCAGCCACTACGGGACGCTGGAAGAAGTCGTGGAACACAAGGACGATATTTATTATTATCCCGACTGTGAAACCATGACAGACGTTGCCTACTACTACATAGACGAATTGCAGGCACTTGGCGACATTCCACCCAGCTTACAGAACTACATTGACTATGAAGCCTACGGGCGAGATTTGGATATGGGCGGTTGCTTTATTGAAACAAGCCGAGGTATGTGCGAGATACCATACTAA
- a CDS encoding antirestriction protein ArdA yields MQETRVLVETKGTTGEETTSYWFDLPIDVAEFEEKLGIGAESGDYRIIEKVLPYADEVHEHTSVYQLNELDFMYRQLSSDMQEEYVSLLTVFENLEALYICRNVITVYPDCKSMIDVARQKLMNDPTFKHLSEDCQEYYFDFEAYASHLQEHGKFSVTEHGIFELPE; encoded by the coding sequence ATGCAGGAAACAAGGGTGCTGGTGGAAACGAAAGGAACAACTGGCGAAGAAACAACATCATACTGGTTCGACCTGCCGATAGATGTTGCAGAGTTTGAAGAAAAGTTAGGTATCGGTGCAGAAAGTGGGGATTACCGCATTATCGAAAAGGTGTTGCCTTATGCTGATGAAGTTCACGAACATACAAGCGTGTATCAGCTTAACGAATTAGATTTTATGTACCGCCAGCTTTCAAGTGATATGCAGGAAGAATATGTATCACTACTTACGGTGTTTGAGAATTTAGAAGCACTTTATATTTGCAGGAACGTGATTACCGTTTATCCAGACTGCAAAAGCATGATAGATGTTGCAAGGCAAAAGCTGATGAACGACCCGACGTTCAAACATCTGTCCGAGGACTGTCAAGAATATTACTTTGATTTTGAAGCCTACGCTTCTCACTTGCAGGAACACGGGAAATTTTCAGTAACAGAACACGGTATCTTTGAACTGCCAGAGTAG
- a CDS encoding conjugal transfer protein, protein MNDIFKDMQAKVGCDYLSDLPSYKRKVWHEMKRLNLADYEERQLEDFSKYVFGMSYQTIKDVMKQQKGREEQCRKQGCWWKRKEQLAKKQHHTGSTCR, encoded by the coding sequence ATGAACGATATTTTTAAGGATATGCAGGCAAAAGTCGGCTGTGATTATCTTTCCGACCTGCCCTCTTACAAGCGTAAGGTGTGGCATGAAATGAAACGGCTGAACCTTGCTGACTATGAAGAAAGACAGTTAGAAGATTTTTCAAAGTATGTGTTTGGTATGTCGTACCAGACCATAAAAGATGTGATGAAACAACAGAAAGGACGTGAGGAACAATGCAGGAAACAAGGGTGCTGGTGGAAACGAAAGGAACAACTGGCGAAGAAACAACATCATACTGGTTCGACCTGCCGATAG
- a CDS encoding GNAT family N-acetyltransferase — protein sequence MDYIIREIKKAEYDLLNDFLYEAIYIPDGVEPPPKSIINCPELQEYVFEFGKRKDDRALVAEVQGNVVGAIWVRIMNDYGHIDNDTPSLAMSVFQKYRGQGIGTSLLQQLLLVEKSFGYSKISLSVQKNNYAVKMYKKAGFLVVDENSEEYIMTINL from the coding sequence ATGGATTATATCATAAGGGAAATTAAAAAAGCAGAATATGATTTACTCAATGACTTTTTGTATGAAGCAATTTATATTCCAGACGGTGTTGAGCCACCACCTAAATCAATAATTAACTGTCCAGAATTACAAGAATATGTTTTTGAATTTGGAAAGCGAAAAGATGATAGGGCTTTAGTTGCGGAAGTTCAAGGAAATGTCGTAGGTGCTATTTGGGTGCGAATAATGAACGATTACGGACACATTGACAATGATACACCGTCCCTTGCTATGTCTGTTTTTCAAAAGTATAGAGGACAAGGGATTGGGACTTCATTATTGCAACAATTATTGTTAGTGGAAAAATCTTTTGGTTATTCAAAAATTTCCTTATCTGTTCAGAAAAATAATTATGCAGTAAAAATGTATAAGAAAGCAGGTTTTCTTGTTGTTGATGAAAACAGCGAAGAATATATTATGACTATAAATCTATAA
- a CDS encoding alpha/beta fold hydrolase, whose protein sequence is MPKYLLKMQNLIFRIMPCSAFEKMGFQKTDFINLCKSMTELSFKHKLKKISCSVLVVCGDKDKINKKASLELQQQIENAEIAIIENAGHEVNTDNPTLLGQKLNVFFKQYV, encoded by the coding sequence ATGCCAAAGTATCTGTTAAAAATGCAAAATCTGATATTCCGTATTATGCCTTGTTCAGCATTTGAAAAAATGGGCTTTCAGAAAACAGATTTTATCAATCTATGCAAATCTATGACGGAACTTAGTTTTAAACATAAACTGAAAAAAATATCATGTTCGGTACTTGTTGTCTGTGGCGATAAGGATAAGATAAATAAAAAAGCTTCTTTAGAATTGCAACAACAGATAGAAAACGCAGAAATAGCTATTATTGAAAATGCAGGACATGAAGTAAATACAGATAACCCAACACTACTAGGGCAAAAGTTAAATGTATTTTTCAAACAATATGTCTGA
- a CDS encoding alpha/beta fold hydrolase, with protein MKYIMLHGLGQSSESWSDTVKVFNDDFEVLCPNLSDWLFGKTPCYDTLYRTLETYCEQFEEPLNICGLSLGGILAMQYAIEHPEKMNSLVLIGTTI; from the coding sequence ATGAAATATATAATGCTTCATGGTTTGGGACAATCTTCTGAAAGTTGGAGTGATACCGTAAAAGTATTCAATGATGATTTTGAAGTTTTATGCCCTAATTTATCAGATTGGCTTTTTGGGAAAACACCATGTTATGATACATTGTATCGGACATTGGAAACATACTGTGAACAGTTTGAAGAACCGCTAAATATTTGTGGACTTTCTTTAGGTGGTATTCTTGCTATGCAGTATGCGATAGAACACCCAGAAAAAATGAACTCATTAGTGTTAATAGGCACAACAATATGA
- a CDS encoding DUF3789 domain-containing protein translates to MWVLLKDFLLVSMGMGIGVVLMCILNVGKEADYEMKQLEESEDK, encoded by the coding sequence ATGTGGGTATTATTAAAAGACTTCCTGCTGGTATCTATGGGAATGGGTATCGGCGTAGTCTTGATGTGTATTTTGAATGTCGGCAAAGAAGCTGACTATGAAATGAAACAATTAGAAGAAAGCGAGGACAAATAA
- the mobT gene encoding MobT family relaxase, which produces MVLNEEQWIKELREKRIAYGISQGRLAVASGITREYLNKIESGKMKPSKELLETLHKELARFNPEAPLTMLFDYVKIRFPTLDIQHIIKDILKLNINYMLHEDYGRYSYTEHYSLGDIFIYTSADEEKGVLLELKGRGCRQFESYLLAQQRSWYDFLMDALVDGGVMKRIDLAINDHTGILDIPELAEKCRKQEYIGKSRSYKFYQSGELIKHREDDREYMGRTLYLGSLKSDVYFCIYEKDYEQYVKLGTPLEEADIINRFEIRLRNERAYYAVRDLLTYYDAEQTAFSIINQYVRFVDEEPDKRKNDWKLNDRWAWFIGDNRQSLKLTTKPEPYTLDRTLRWVQRQVAPTLKMLKKIDKGNGTDYMETIEQQAKLTEKHEMIIKQQTTPAKDLVES; this is translated from the coding sequence ATGGTTCTGAATGAAGAACAATGGATAAAAGAATTACGGGAGAAACGGATTGCTTACGGTATCTCACAAGGCAGGTTGGCGGTGGCTTCGGGTATCACAAGGGAATATCTCAACAAGATAGAAAGCGGAAAAATGAAGCCGTCAAAGGAACTTCTGGAAACTTTGCATAAGGAACTGGCAAGGTTCAATCCAGAAGCACCGCTTACCATGCTGTTTGATTATGTGAAAATTCGTTTTCCCACGCTGGATATACAGCACATCATCAAAGATATATTAAAACTGAATATCAATTATATGCTCCATGAAGATTACGGACGTTACAGTTATACGGAGCATTATTCTTTAGGGGACATCTTTATCTATACGTCGGCTGACGAAGAAAAAGGTGTCCTTTTAGAGTTAAAGGGGCGTGGTTGCAGGCAGTTTGAAAGTTACCTGTTAGCACAACAAAGAAGCTGGTATGACTTTCTCATGGACGCACTCGTAGACGGTGGCGTGATGAAGCGTATCGACCTTGCTATCAACGACCATACGGGCATTTTAGATATTCCAGAGCTTGCGGAAAAATGCAGAAAACAGGAATATATTGGAAAGTCCAGAAGCTATAAGTTTTATCAGTCGGGCGAGCTTATCAAGCACAGAGAGGACGACAGAGAATATATGGGACGTACCCTTTATCTTGGTTCGCTGAAATCAGATGTGTATTTCTGTATCTATGAAAAGGACTATGAGCAGTACGTCAAGTTAGGGACACCGCTTGAAGAAGCCGACATTATCAACCGTTTTGAGATACGACTTCGCAATGAACGTGCCTATTATGCAGTACGAGATTTGCTGACCTATTATGACGCAGAACAGACCGCCTTTTCTATTATCAACCAGTATGTGCGGTTTGTTGATGAAGAACCAGACAAGCGAAAAAATGACTGGAAACTCAATGACCGCTGGGCTTGGTTTATCGGCGATAATCGGCAAAGTCTGAAGCTGACGACAAAGCCAGAGCCTTACACCTTAGACCGTACATTGCGGTGGGTACAAAGGCAGGTAGCACCGACCTTGAAAATGCTGAAAAAGATTGATAAAGGAAACGGTACAGACTACATGGAAACAATCGAACAGCAAGCAAAGCTCACAGAAAAGCATGAAATGATAATCAAACAGCAGACGACCCCTGCAAAAGATTTAGTAGAAAGTTAG
- a CDS encoding FtsK/SpoIIIE domain-containing protein: protein MRKIWNKGHRIRASDKHLVYRFSIGTLLFVFVAVLLLLNIKQLMRTDWEHFSLLENGLTLSPYNFITILIATGVCALVAFLYYRFCYDSFKKLLHRQKLARMILENKWYEADTVQDSGFFTDLQSRSREKIVWFPKIYYQMEKGLLHICCEITLGKYQDQLLRLEDKLESGLYCELTDKTLHDGYIEYTLLYDMIANRITIDEVRAENGCLRLMKNLVWEYDALPHALIAGGTGGGKTYFLLTLIEALLHTNAVLYILDPKNSDLADLGTVMGNVYHTKEEMIDCVNAFYEGMVQRSEEMKRHPNYKTGENYAYLGLPPCFLIFDEYVAFFEMLGTKESVGLLSQLKKIVMLGRQAGYFLIVACQRPDAKYFSDGIRDNFNFRVGLGRISELGYGMLFGSDVKKQFFQKRIKGRGYCDVGTSVISEFYTPLVPKGHDFLQTIGRLAQERQVMPEQQGKEN, encoded by the coding sequence ATGCGTAAGATTTGGAACAAAGGACACCGTATCAGAGCCAGCGACAAGCACCTTGTTTACCGTTTTTCCATAGGGACACTTCTGTTTGTGTTTGTGGCGGTTCTTCTGCTACTGAATATAAAACAGCTCATGCGTACCGATTGGGAGCATTTCAGCTTGTTAGAAAACGGCTTGACGCTTTCCCCTTACAACTTCATAACTATACTGATAGCGACTGGTGTTTGTGCATTGGTCGCTTTTCTATATTACCGCTTCTGTTACGACAGTTTCAAGAAGCTCCTGCACCGTCAAAAGCTGGCAAGAATGATACTGGAAAATAAGTGGTATGAAGCCGATACCGTGCAAGACAGCGGTTTTTTTACTGACCTGCAAAGCAGATCAAGGGAAAAAATCGTCTGGTTTCCAAAGATTTATTATCAAATGGAAAAGGGACTGCTTCATATCTGCTGTGAAATTACGCTGGGAAAATATCAAGACCAGCTTTTACGGTTAGAGGATAAATTGGAAAGTGGCTTGTATTGTGAACTGACCGACAAGACCTTGCATGACGGTTATATCGAATATACCCTGCTTTATGATATGATAGCGAACCGCATTACTATTGATGAAGTACGGGCAGAAAATGGCTGTCTTAGACTGATGAAAAATCTTGTCTGGGAATATGACGCACTTCCTCACGCTCTGATTGCTGGTGGAACTGGTGGCGGTAAAACCTATTTCCTGCTGACGCTCATTGAAGCCTTACTGCATACCAACGCTGTCCTTTACATCTTAGACCCAAAAAATTCAGACTTAGCAGACTTGGGAACAGTTATGGGAAATGTGTATCACACCAAAGAAGAAATGATAGATTGCGTCAATGCCTTTTATGAGGGCATGGTACAGCGAAGTGAGGAAATGAAGCGACACCCAAACTATAAGACGGGCGAAAACTACGCCTATCTGGGACTGCCACCCTGCTTTCTTATCTTTGATGAATATGTAGCATTTTTTGAAATGCTTGGGACGAAAGAAAGCGTGGGCTTACTTAGCCAGTTAAAGAAAATCGTTATGTTGGGACGACAAGCAGGATATTTCCTTATCGTTGCCTGCCAGCGTCCAGACGCAAAGTATTTCTCGGACGGTATCAGAGATAATTTCAATTTCCGTGTGGGATTGGGGCGTATCAGCGAATTAGGTTATGGTATGCTGTTCGGTTCAGATGTGAAAAAGCAGTTTTTCCAGAAGCGTATCAAGGGGCGTGGTTATTGTGATGTGGGAACAAGCGTTATCAGTGAGTTTTACACGCCTTTAGTCCCGAAAGGACATGACTTTTTACAAACAATCGGCAGGCTTGCACAAGAAAGACAAGTCATGCCAGAACAACAAGGAAAGGAGAACTAA
- a CDS encoding DUF6560 family protein yields MIRAIIFAVFVVPIISLVLDKTQKATKKEKFTNTVFVSHAYQTVCHICSLIMVGIAIALGLFMGFDNTVGHSVVFAIFVLLIEFCAWALKRHKVVIDGNNLRITPAVGRTREISFNDISRCTEKEQIGLKIFVGNKKICTVSCDCVGYKEFLEMLKEKSLL; encoded by the coding sequence ATGATAAGAGCTATTATATTTGCTGTATTCGTTGTCCCTATTATATCTCTCGTATTAGATAAGACACAAAAAGCAACTAAAAAAGAAAAATTCACAAATACTGTTTTTGTATCACACGCCTATCAAACAGTATGTCATATTTGTTCATTGATAATGGTAGGAATTGCAATAGCTTTAGGATTGTTCATGGGATTTGATAATACGGTGGGACACTCTGTTGTTTTTGCTATTTTTGTTCTATTGATTGAATTTTGTGCGTGGGCATTAAAAAGACATAAGGTAGTAATTGACGGAAATAATTTGCGTATTACTCCTGCTGTTGGAAGAACAAGAGAAATTTCATTTAATGATATTTCCCGTTGCACAGAAAAAGAGCAAATAGGATTGAAAATATTTGTAGGAAACAAAAAAATTTGTACAGTTTCTTGCGACTGTGTTGGATATAAAGAATTTCTTGAAATGTTAAAAGAGAAAAGTTTACTCTAA
- a CDS encoding YdcP family protein, which translates to MRLSNGFVIDKEKTFGELKFTAVRDVFLQNEDGTPSTQLKKRIYDLKCSLHGGIIPVSVPPEVPLREFPYNAVVELVNPVADTVSRKTYMGADVDWYVKAEDIVLKNKGNQNAGNPQNPTPQGQPKK; encoded by the coding sequence ATGAGATTATCAAACGGGTTTGTTATTGACAAAGAGAAAACATTTGGAGAATTAAAATTTACAGCGGTGCGTGATGTGTTCTTACAGAATGAGGACGGGACACCGAGTACCCAGCTTAAAAAGCGTATCTATGATTTGAAGTGCAGTTTGCATGGTGGAATTATCCCCGTGTCTGTACCGCCAGAAGTACCGTTAAGAGAATTTCCGTACAATGCAGTCGTGGAACTTGTCAATCCCGTAGCCGATACTGTATCACGAAAAACCTATATGGGTGCAGATGTGGACTGGTATGTAAAGGCAGAGGATATTGTGTTGAAGAATAAAGGCAATCAGAACGCAGGCAATCCACAGAACCCTACACCACAGGGACAGCCGAAGAAATAG
- a CDS encoding YdcP family protein, whose protein sequence is MEMKYVVPDMVQSFGTLEFAGESEPVFERDKNNRRVLARRSYNLYSDVQKGENVVVEIPVQAGEKKFKYEQKVKLVNPKLYGRGYAIGDMGHTDYVLVADDIVAVEEK, encoded by the coding sequence ATGGAAATGAAATATGTCGTGCCAGATATGGTACAGTCTTTTGGAACTCTTGAATTTGCAGGCGAAAGTGAGCCAGTCTTTGAAAGAGATAAAAATAACCGCAGGGTCTTAGCAAGACGAAGCTATAACCTTTATTCTGACGTACAGAAAGGCGAAAATGTTGTGGTAGAAATTCCCGTGCAGGCTGGCGAAAAAAAGTTCAAGTATGAACAGAAAGTAAAACTTGTCAATCCGAAGTTATACGGCAGAGGTTATGCAATCGGGGATATGGGACATACCGATTATGTGTTAGTTGCTGATGATATTGTAGCAGTTGAAGAAAAGTAA